A section of the Dehalobacter sp. DCM genome encodes:
- a CDS encoding DUF3849 domain-containing protein: protein MTDKSFYIYPYSCEEAKRLDQLALWRDSRRENISCKNAIEEAIRRDFDGMHLSASCAESVIAEYGFKRVNWVLANTVQQKEWDGRFSHDNKLWAKGTYIPLDMDSFTGNSRNLDFVVDSHPAVLDGFINQYRRTYQALGLFDYTHCEQDSGEIDYEGRVLVLSTDSLKESCWSQQDQLWLATGGFGCRPTGSGRAVYATCLGDGEETRWNRHDFIGVLKENNLPDWAKEKRMEFQGQSTEPAPYIGGMKME, encoded by the coding sequence ATGACCGATAAATCTTTTTATATTTATCCATATTCGTGTGAAGAAGCAAAACGTCTCGACCAGCTTGCCCTGTGGCGGGATAGCCGTAGGGAGAACATCTCCTGCAAAAATGCTATTGAGGAAGCGATTCGCCGAGACTTCGACGGGATGCATCTCAGTGCCAGCTGCGCTGAGAGCGTCATCGCGGAATACGGATTTAAACGTGTTAATTGGGTGTTGGCAAATACCGTGCAGCAGAAGGAATGGGATGGACGCTTTTCTCATGACAATAAGTTATGGGCAAAAGGAACTTATATTCCATTGGATATGGACAGTTTTACAGGGAACAGCCGAAATCTTGATTTCGTAGTAGACAGCCATCCTGCCGTATTAGATGGCTTTATCAACCAGTACCGCCGCACATACCAAGCACTGGGGCTATTTGACTACACGCACTGTGAACAGGATTCCGGAGAAATAGACTATGAAGGCAGAGTGTTGGTGCTGTCTACTGACAGTCTCAAGGAAAGCTGTTGGAGCCAGCAGGATCAGCTCTGGCTGGCAACCGGGGGATTTGGCTGTAGACCGACCGGCTCCGGTCGGGCAGTGTATGCGACCTGTCTTGGTGACGGAGAAGAAACCCGTTGGAACCGTCATGACTTTATCGGGGTACTTAAGGAAAACAATTTACCCGATTGGGCAAAGGAAAAGCGTATGGAGTTTCAGGGACAATCTACTGAACCTGCTCCATATATCGGCGGGATGAAAATGGAGTAA
- a CDS encoding DUF6329 domain-containing protein, which produces MLNLKAVFERKTNEFPARDCVIENIVELPATEYARFRSNLICDADFIAENKNRMYQDGNGIQHCLLVLGENSTEGILVQSEGYDYARYASLLPGARDFVTARLNELADQLVREGTQNTRSGVWAVHFGELRDKYHVTLDPTSNITSMLLNVLEARCEMASVEPMEYGFDMVMFSGYCPNIQEGAAEQGPEESGMTMKF; this is translated from the coding sequence ATGCTGAATTTGAAGGCGGTCTTTGAGAGAAAGACCAACGAATTTCCTGCGAGAGACTGTGTCATCGAAAACATCGTGGAGCTTCCGGCAACAGAATATGCCCGTTTTCGCTCCAACCTGATCTGCGATGCCGATTTCATCGCAGAGAATAAAAACAGGATGTATCAGGATGGAAACGGCATCCAACATTGCCTTCTGGTGCTCGGTGAAAATAGCACGGAAGGCATCCTAGTTCAAAGCGAAGGTTACGACTATGCCAGGTATGCCAGCCTCCTGCCGGGAGCGAGAGACTTTGTAACTGCCCGGCTGAATGAGCTGGCTGATCAGCTCGTCCGGGAGGGGACGCAAAACACCAGAAGCGGCGTCTGGGCCGTTCACTTTGGAGAACTCAGAGACAAGTATCATGTTACCCTTGACCCTACCAGCAACATCACTTCCATGTTGTTGAATGTTTTAGAAGCAAGATGCGAAATGGCGTCGGTTGAACCCATGGAGTACGGCTTCGACATGGTCATGTTCTCGGGTTACTGTCCTAACATTCAGGAAGGTGCGGCCGAGCAGGGACCGGAGGAATCCGGCATGACAATGAAATTTTAA
- a CDS encoding VirB4 family type IV secretion system protein: MSRRIKPQNTPQEDIRIQEFLDMIAPSIVKFNTDHFICGNTYRCVWALREYPTETGEQAILRHLGEKDGVTLHIYTRHVSPVEEKKIISNAANKNRMQRSSTQDLQQTVTAESNLQDVANIVAQMHRSKEPLLHTAVYIELFSNDLDQLKLLQTEVLTELVRSKLNVDRLLLRQQQGFLSVMPSGWNVFGDQFERVLPASSVANLYPFNYSGKTDPNGFCIGRDKFGSNILVDFNRRADDKTNANILILGNSGQGKSYLLKLILTNLRETGMHILALDPEMEYEELTINLGGCFIDLMSGEFIINVLEPKSWDESGDPKDTEAPQAFRQTSKLSQHISFLKDFFRAYKDFNDRQIDTIEIMLGKLYDKWSITDHSNFDRLKPTDYPILSDLYDLIEQEYKIFDEGRRQLYTADILREICLGLHSLCKGAESKFFNGHTNIASNEFVTFGVKGLLQASKNLRNALLFNILSYMSNELLTTGNTAASIDELYLFLTNLTAIEYIRNFMKRVRKKESAVILASQNLEDFNVEHIRELTKPLFSIPTHQFLFNAGSIDARFYMDTLQLEKSEYDLIRYPQRGVCLYKCGNERYNLMVQAPEYKSELFGKAGGR, from the coding sequence ATGTCAAGAAGAATCAAACCACAGAACACACCACAGGAGGATATCCGCATACAGGAATTCCTCGATATGATCGCTCCCTCCATTGTAAAATTTAACACCGATCATTTTATCTGCGGCAACACTTACCGATGCGTGTGGGCATTGCGTGAATATCCAACGGAAACCGGTGAGCAGGCCATCCTGCGGCACCTGGGGGAAAAGGATGGTGTTACCCTGCACATCTATACCCGGCATGTGTCTCCTGTTGAGGAAAAGAAGATCATAAGCAATGCCGCTAATAAAAACCGGATGCAAAGAAGCAGCACCCAGGATCTCCAGCAGACGGTCACGGCAGAAAGCAACCTGCAGGACGTCGCCAATATCGTAGCGCAGATGCACCGGAGCAAAGAGCCGCTCCTGCACACAGCAGTATATATCGAGCTGTTCTCCAATGACCTTGACCAACTCAAGCTCCTGCAAACGGAGGTGCTAACCGAGCTTGTCAGGAGCAAGCTCAATGTGGACAGACTCCTGCTCCGTCAACAGCAGGGATTTCTTTCGGTCATGCCATCGGGCTGGAACGTGTTCGGGGATCAATTCGAACGGGTGCTGCCTGCCAGCTCCGTTGCAAACCTCTACCCTTTTAATTATTCAGGGAAAACCGATCCCAATGGTTTCTGCATCGGGCGAGATAAGTTCGGCAGCAACATCCTCGTGGATTTCAACCGCCGCGCTGATGACAAGACCAATGCCAATATCCTCATCCTCGGAAACAGCGGCCAGGGTAAGAGCTATCTGCTAAAACTCATCCTGACCAACCTGCGGGAAACAGGTATGCATATCTTGGCGCTTGATCCTGAGATGGAGTACGAGGAACTGACCATAAACCTTGGCGGATGTTTCATTGACCTAATGAGCGGCGAATTTATCATCAATGTTCTGGAGCCGAAGTCATGGGATGAAAGTGGCGATCCCAAGGACACGGAAGCGCCCCAGGCGTTCCGTCAGACAAGCAAGCTCAGCCAGCACATCAGCTTCCTGAAAGATTTCTTCCGTGCCTATAAGGATTTTAATGACCGCCAGATCGACACCATAGAAATCATGCTGGGCAAGCTCTACGACAAGTGGAGCATCACGGACCACAGCAACTTTGATCGCTTAAAGCCAACGGACTATCCGATCCTGTCCGACCTGTATGACCTGATCGAGCAAGAATACAAGATCTTTGATGAGGGCAGGCGTCAGCTCTATACCGCCGATATCCTGCGGGAAATCTGCCTTGGACTCCACTCCCTGTGTAAGGGCGCGGAGTCTAAATTTTTCAACGGACACACCAATATCGCCAGCAATGAATTTGTGACCTTCGGCGTCAAAGGGCTTCTGCAGGCAAGTAAAAACCTGCGAAACGCCCTGCTGTTTAATATTTTGTCGTACATGTCAAACGAGCTGCTCACTACAGGAAACACCGCTGCCAGCATCGACGAGCTGTACCTGTTCCTGACCAACCTGACGGCTATCGAATACATCCGAAACTTTATGAAGCGTGTCCGCAAAAAGGAAAGTGCGGTCATACTGGCGTCGCAAAATCTGGAGGATTTCAACGTGGAGCATATCCGGGAGCTGACGAAGCCCCTGTTCTCCATCCCGACTCACCAATTCCTGTTCAACGCCGGTTCTATCGACGCCCGATTCTATATGGATACGCTTCAACTGGAGAAGTCTGAGTACGACCTTATCCGGTATCCGCAGCGCGGCGTGTGTTTATACAAATGCGGCAACGAGCGGTACAACCTCATGGTTCAGGCACCGGAATACAAGTCGGAGTTGTTTGGAAAGGCGGGTGGACGATGA
- a CDS encoding DUF6262 family protein, whose product MRKIPDSLLNLQQKQREQTISAVKSTIQELKAEGCPVTIKRLCERTGLSRSVFSKPHVKALMDEELFHIPAKTVSEGTLESQYAKLLLQLEKSKRRESDLKSANIQLRETVQELRSECELLRGELHSLMQRGMRLQGGGERK is encoded by the coding sequence ATGAGAAAAATTCCTGATTCCCTGCTCAATCTACAGCAAAAGCAGCGTGAACAAACGATATCCGCTGTTAAAAGCACGATACAGGAGCTGAAGGCGGAAGGGTGTCCGGTTACCATAAAACGCTTATGCGAACGGACGGGGCTTTCACGTTCGGTATTCAGCAAGCCGCACGTGAAAGCCTTGATGGATGAGGAACTCTTCCATATCCCTGCAAAGACTGTATCCGAAGGGACGCTGGAGAGTCAATATGCGAAGCTACTCCTGCAATTGGAGAAATCCAAGCGCCGGGAAAGCGATCTTAAGTCTGCAAATATTCAATTGCGTGAAACTGTACAGGAATTGCGTTCTGAATGTGAGCTGCTGCGGGGGGAACTTCATTCCCTTATGCAGCGTGGAATGCGGCTTCAAGGAGGGGGTGAGCGAAAATGA
- a CDS encoding site-specific integrase yields the protein MPSNAAVQENFQEDRKVEYRAFVASISGSDCFGDDIWHCDRLKKHPADRSCVLHFVNVPEQFKEAAKYFIVLKLLGGMRVSSARQHVIRLIWFLQFLELQGEEDALYCCTPSFVAGFKAYLDGNCTKEQVKNGIWQVIKNFFDVMQGWEGRKLYNHFAGNPFVQPLHYDEKLIPPFVERQLDRLFLMPEIQLHIRVAYWIMRLFPTRVSEVCAMEPDCVKQFDGHFILFLPSWKQNGGYNLAEMRSLHIEYEGIGKYLIDLLHEQQEAQRALSPYLPENQRGLLLAYKKAWYRYGKWAETVVRKHNVLTATPNHINVFFKRYCEMYDVRDENGTLYVLKSHMLRHNGITDRLAEGFTIEQIAHMTGHKNDQMILKSYNHLDLRPEVLTEKQRLVLGESDESSPVMFHGRILSMNPQTEARLLENLRAHRVRGGICSDITGCKCDMQACLNCRYFIPEIEQIPFFEEQAEAWRIKAVRFKAFPIIQKNAAANAVLYQEVVNKMKTYLEVTGDEKNS from the coding sequence ATGCCAAGTAATGCTGCGGTGCAGGAAAACTTTCAGGAAGATCGTAAAGTGGAATACCGCGCCTTTGTTGCCAGTATTTCAGGCAGCGATTGCTTTGGTGACGACATATGGCACTGCGACAGGCTCAAAAAGCATCCGGCTGACAGATCCTGTGTGCTCCACTTTGTGAATGTCCCGGAACAATTTAAGGAAGCAGCCAAATACTTCATTGTGCTGAAACTGCTTGGAGGCATGCGAGTATCATCAGCCCGGCAGCACGTGATCCGGCTGATATGGTTCCTGCAGTTTCTAGAATTGCAGGGTGAAGAAGATGCTCTGTATTGTTGCACGCCGTCCTTTGTCGCTGGATTTAAAGCATATCTGGATGGGAATTGTACAAAGGAACAGGTAAAAAACGGCATATGGCAAGTCATCAAGAACTTTTTTGATGTCATGCAGGGATGGGAAGGCCGGAAGCTATACAATCATTTCGCCGGAAACCCATTCGTTCAGCCTTTACACTATGACGAAAAGCTGATTCCTCCTTTTGTTGAACGCCAGCTTGACCGGTTATTTCTAATGCCGGAAATACAGCTTCATATTCGGGTCGCGTATTGGATTATGAGGCTTTTTCCCACGCGGGTCAGCGAGGTCTGCGCAATGGAGCCGGACTGCGTCAAGCAGTTTGACGGGCATTTTATTCTGTTCCTCCCCTCATGGAAGCAAAACGGCGGCTACAACCTGGCAGAGATGCGCAGCCTCCACATTGAGTATGAGGGGATTGGGAAATATCTGATAGACCTTTTACATGAGCAGCAGGAAGCGCAGCGTGCCCTATCGCCTTATCTGCCGGAAAATCAGCGGGGACTGCTGCTGGCCTACAAGAAAGCCTGGTACAGATACGGAAAATGGGCCGAAACAGTTGTCCGGAAGCACAATGTCCTGACAGCTACCCCTAACCATATCAACGTGTTCTTCAAACGATACTGCGAAATGTATGATGTCCGTGATGAAAACGGAACCCTATATGTTCTGAAAAGCCACATGCTCAGACACAACGGCATTACAGACCGGCTGGCAGAAGGCTTTACCATAGAGCAGATCGCCCACATGACAGGCCACAAGAACGACCAGATGATTCTCAAATCATACAACCATCTCGACCTGCGTCCGGAGGTTCTTACGGAAAAGCAGAGGCTTGTTTTGGGGGAGTCTGACGAGTCATCTCCGGTTATGTTTCATGGGAGAATCCTGAGCATGAACCCGCAGACGGAGGCCAGGCTGCTGGAAAACCTGCGTGCCCACAGGGTGCGCGGCGGCATATGCAGTGATATTACCGGATGTAAATGCGATATGCAGGCTTGCTTGAACTGCCGCTATTTTATTCCTGAAATCGAGCAGATTCCGTTCTTTGAGGAACAGGCCGAAGCCTGGCGCATAAAAGCGGTGCGGTTCAAAGCCTTTCCTATCATTCAAAAAAATGCCGCTGCAAATGCTGTTCTATATCAGGAGGTTGTAAACAAAATGAAAACATATCTGGAGGTAACTGGCGATGAGAAAAATTCCTGA
- a CDS encoding site-specific integrase: MNSSFTALEESLCSRSSLQPVLDSVGVSEMIRAMENAPPNLLTAYFQEKAAEFTVRRENVTSFKLLQAAFTDKKQASRFYGTPIADVVKTIADIEFEKQKSLFRRENRQQLSVHNDIWQLFYLTGPNLRSNSYDFSKIHCVSLRLELKYFMLWYLQGRSDYRTPVLAAVIKGVNFLSSNNPGIHYFADISDVDARQLYNYLENDCLSKHGGRLSVKSVANTMRACGQIIDYLCGDMRDPSLRTPIPTGNPFAKYRFFNLDNMSRNTEIIPDPVAAAIEKHSHELSDTHRVLYSIFINTGLRLSEVVLLKEDCLAPSRFEGLMLLRYVPHKTLSARRKRGIGDTCEMLIPAFLSREITRQIKRTQSLREEYGEPYIFIVKNGSQRPSLPCGDGFCDAVNRLIAKHCITDENDHLWKLTTRQFRKTIAVMLVESGASMTELAYWLSHLSRKTSMKYYAEVRKKRLAEMNTSFFREKFDLLLNNEQLDQFSEEQRRLLFVDFRLEQRRVELGFCMRVFADGECRERSRTLSCVNCKNLCTGKPYLQYWIALRDSQRKLVDGLVESYREMGIADYQSYRQYQQEKALLDSYSDTVTKIEAAFGGGLYAK, from the coding sequence ATGAACTCCTCATTTACAGCATTGGAAGAATCACTGTGCTCTAGAAGCAGCCTACAGCCGGTACTGGATTCTGTCGGAGTATCGGAAATGATCCGGGCTATGGAAAATGCCCCGCCAAATTTGCTCACGGCATACTTTCAGGAGAAAGCAGCAGAATTTACTGTCAGGCGCGAGAACGTTACGAGTTTTAAGCTGCTCCAGGCCGCATTTACAGACAAAAAGCAGGCAAGCAGGTTTTATGGGACACCCATCGCTGATGTAGTTAAAACAATTGCTGACATCGAGTTTGAGAAGCAAAAATCACTTTTCAGGAGGGAAAACCGCCAACAATTGAGTGTCCATAACGATATATGGCAGCTGTTTTATCTAACCGGACCCAATTTGAGGAGCAACAGCTACGATTTCAGCAAGATCCATTGCGTCTCGCTGCGCTTGGAACTGAAATACTTTATGCTGTGGTACCTTCAAGGCCGTAGCGACTATCGGACCCCGGTTCTTGCTGCAGTAATCAAGGGAGTCAATTTCCTCAGCAGCAATAACCCAGGCATCCACTATTTCGCGGATATATCCGATGTGGATGCCCGTCAACTCTACAACTATCTGGAAAACGACTGCTTATCCAAGCACGGCGGCAGACTGTCCGTCAAGTCCGTTGCCAACACCATGCGTGCCTGCGGCCAAATCATAGACTACCTTTGCGGAGACATGCGTGATCCGAGCCTCCGGACACCGATACCGACGGGGAATCCATTTGCAAAGTACCGCTTTTTCAATCTGGACAACATGTCCAGAAATACTGAGATAATCCCCGACCCAGTAGCGGCGGCGATTGAAAAGCATAGTCACGAGTTAAGCGATACACACCGGGTTCTATACAGCATTTTTATCAATACCGGGCTGAGATTGTCGGAAGTCGTACTGCTGAAAGAGGACTGTCTGGCACCATCACGTTTTGAGGGGCTGATGCTCCTGCGCTATGTGCCGCACAAAACATTAAGCGCCCGGCGCAAGCGCGGCATCGGCGATACCTGTGAAATGCTGATCCCTGCTTTTCTGTCAAGAGAAATCACCCGTCAGATTAAGAGAACCCAAAGCCTGCGGGAGGAATATGGTGAGCCGTATATCTTCATTGTGAAAAATGGGAGCCAGCGTCCTTCGCTTCCCTGCGGTGACGGGTTTTGCGATGCGGTAAACAGGCTGATTGCGAAGCACTGCATTACTGATGAAAATGACCACCTCTGGAAGCTGACCACAAGGCAGTTCCGAAAAACCATTGCCGTCATGCTGGTCGAAAGCGGAGCATCCATGACGGAGCTTGCCTACTGGCTGAGCCATCTCTCACGCAAAACCTCAATGAAGTATTACGCCGAGGTTCGAAAGAAGCGGCTTGCTGAAATGAACACTTCCTTTTTTAGAGAAAAATTTGATCTTCTGCTTAACAACGAGCAGCTTGATCAATTCAGCGAAGAACAGCGGCGGCTCTTGTTTGTGGACTTCCGCCTTGAACAGCGCAGGGTTGAATTGGGATTCTGTATGCGCGTTTTTGCCGATGGAGAATGCCGGGAGCGCAGCCGTACGCTAAGCTGTGTAAACTGCAAAAATCTTTGTACAGGCAAACCGTATCTACAGTACTGGATAGCCCTGCGGGATTCCCAGCGCAAGCTCGTGGACGGGCTTGTTGAGTCCTACCGGGAGATGGGGATTGCGGATTACCAGTCATACCGGCAGTATCAGCAGGAAAAAGCGCTGCTTGATTCCTACTCGGATACCGTGACAAAAATCGAGGCAGCTTTTGGAGGTGGTTTGTATGCCAAGTAA
- a CDS encoding tyrosine-type recombinase/integrase, which translates to MEKEQRVFKVMRALMPAPSGGERELWLITRHGIPFYQINEWLDLKSIRKISTGKEYAHKLCVYLNFLHGQGISFEDAVTDDVMAFLMRLMGRSYEDGGVIRLRAPLSYSTLSKYVTVITEFYKWLEQTGMHHVEFQTMDNAKRAQKSFLYGQISSYEYKYIIDRHMLRLTAKREYIKWYTDDEVVTICSCFLTLRDLAIFLVTLEGFRIDEVLSMQLEDYDSQAGRISPSRSKGKPDASSGDFKHRTVFLPQSTRDVLDRYLLTERSQAETQSGLLSQTIFINLKAGCSQGTPLAYRNYWEILKKCAARAGLDSKKIRTHSGRSTKVMQFLEHQAAHPENNISDAMISEHFGWKSLDSIEPYRNYNNPIIAKAVFDKLQKAKEGQR; encoded by the coding sequence ATGGAAAAAGAACAACGAGTTTTCAAGGTGATGCGCGCACTGATGCCAGCACCGTCAGGTGGTGAAAGGGAACTATGGCTGATCACAAGGCACGGCATCCCGTTTTACCAGATCAATGAATGGCTGGACTTGAAGAGCATTCGAAAGATCAGCACCGGAAAGGAGTACGCACACAAGCTTTGTGTATATCTTAACTTTCTGCATGGGCAGGGAATATCGTTTGAGGATGCCGTAACAGATGATGTTATGGCATTTTTAATGCGGCTTATGGGTAGGAGCTATGAGGACGGAGGCGTTATTCGGCTGCGGGCCCCATTGTCATACAGCACCCTCAGCAAGTATGTCACTGTCATCACCGAATTCTACAAATGGCTCGAACAGACCGGTATGCATCATGTTGAGTTTCAGACAATGGACAATGCGAAGAGGGCCCAAAAATCGTTTCTCTATGGCCAGATCAGTTCTTATGAGTACAAATACATTATTGACCGACACATGTTAAGGCTGACCGCGAAACGGGAGTACATCAAATGGTATACGGATGATGAAGTGGTGACCATCTGCTCCTGTTTTCTGACATTACGCGATCTGGCTATATTTTTGGTCACGCTGGAAGGCTTCAGGATAGACGAAGTACTAAGCATGCAGCTTGAAGATTATGATTCTCAAGCTGGCCGTATCAGTCCGAGCCGGTCAAAAGGTAAACCGGACGCATCTTCGGGAGATTTCAAGCACCGCACTGTCTTTCTTCCGCAATCAACACGTGATGTGCTGGACCGCTATCTTTTGACAGAGAGGTCCCAGGCGGAAACACAATCCGGCCTGCTCAGTCAGACTATCTTTATCAATCTGAAAGCCGGGTGCAGCCAGGGTACTCCCCTTGCATACCGCAATTACTGGGAGATTTTGAAAAAGTGTGCGGCACGGGCGGGTCTTGACAGCAAAAAAATCCGTACCCACAGCGGACGCAGCACGAAAGTCATGCAATTTCTGGAGCATCAGGCGGCGCATCCGGAGAACAACATTTCCGATGCGATGATTTCGGAGCACTTTGGCTGGAAGAGCCTGGATTCTATCGAGCCATACCGCAATTACAACAATCCGATTATCGCCAAGGCGGTGTTTGATAAGCTTCAAAAGGCAAAGGAGGGGCAAAGATGA
- a CDS encoding DNA cytosine methyltransferase: MTSLLTLGSLFDGIGGFPLAGVRQGFTPVWASEIELFPIKVTKLRFPDMLHVGDITQLKGAELTPVDVVCGGSPCQDLSVAGKRAGLQGERSGLFMEQVRVIKEMRAYDKANGRTADAIRPRYMCWENVPGAFSSSDSEDFRAVLEETCRIADSTVSVPRPPGGVWQSAGAILGDQFSVAWRVLDAQYWPRTPQRRKRIYLVADFAGRTAPQILFEQDRLFGDSAESEETRQGAAACPEKGTGNTGGNPSDHGDNGRECLTPWDVQSRRIYESGGVWPSLYSGSGGGGGHGYVTTEKENLSCSDNLPVAFACNQRDEVRELNDVAGAIQAQPGMKQQTFIAETLNQDCSNCLTPWDTQQDRIFTQESIAPTLAGADGGGGRNPGGLLFAAAFSAGQGSKAGGIGYQEECAPTLKASESGTNMVPSVLCLNDQGGNRMDITENITATLRAQMDGHPPLVLGNQPELFENHGIDSRYTGPHEIAPTMSARYGTGGNNVPLISQPAVLPDEECADLSPDETYCIAGNIIDRQDHNGGNGIGVQPDISYTVTATDRHCVFSQQRSDEYAQNEVVSTQSARQYKDATDLVCESDVAGLDCRNGVENGDLCGTLQSKTDGGYSLNNVHPVRVGKLIRRLTPLECERFI; this comes from the coding sequence GTGACTTCACTGCTGACCCTCGGAAGCCTGTTCGACGGGATCGGTGGATTTCCGCTGGCAGGCGTCCGGCAGGGCTTTACCCCTGTATGGGCCAGTGAAATCGAACTGTTTCCCATTAAAGTCACGAAATTACGGTTTCCGGATATGCTCCATGTTGGCGACATCACACAGCTGAAAGGTGCCGAACTGACTCCCGTGGATGTGGTCTGCGGGGGCTCACCCTGTCAGGATCTTAGTGTGGCAGGAAAACGTGCCGGCCTTCAGGGCGAGCGTTCCGGGCTGTTCATGGAGCAGGTTCGTGTCATCAAGGAGATGAGAGCGTATGACAAAGCAAACGGAAGGACAGCTGACGCTATTCGACCTCGGTATATGTGCTGGGAAAATGTCCCCGGAGCCTTCAGTTCCTCAGACTCCGAGGACTTCAGGGCGGTACTCGAAGAAACCTGCAGAATTGCTGACAGTACCGTATCTGTACCTCGACCTCCGGGAGGGGTATGGCAATCTGCTGGGGCCATATTGGGAGATCAATTCTCCGTTGCTTGGAGAGTATTGGATGCTCAATACTGGCCCCGCACCCCGCAACGGAGGAAACGCATCTACCTTGTCGCAGATTTTGCAGGCCGAACCGCACCCCAAATATTATTTGAGCAAGACCGCTTGTTTGGGGATTCTGCGGAGAGCGAAGAAACGCGGCAAGGAGCTGCCGCCTGTCCTGAAAAAGGCACTGGAAATACAGGCGGGAATCCGTCCGATCACGGAGATAACGGCAGAGAATGTCTGACACCGTGGGATGTGCAGAGCCGCCGTATTTATGAAAGCGGCGGTGTTTGGCCCTCCCTCTACAGTGGCAGTGGTGGTGGCGGCGGACATGGTTATGTAACAACAGAAAAAGAAAACCTGTCCTGCTCGGATAATCTGCCAGTAGCCTTCGCCTGTAACCAGCGGGATGAAGTGCGGGAACTGAATGACGTGGCTGGTGCGATACAAGCTCAGCCTGGCATGAAGCAGCAGACCTTTATTGCCGAAACACTGAATCAGGACTGCTCAAATTGTTTAACACCTTGGGATACTCAACAGGATCGAATTTTTACTCAAGAAAGTATTGCTCCTACCTTGGCCGGCGCAGACGGCGGCGGTGGCAGAAATCCAGGTGGACTCCTGTTTGCGGCTGCTTTTTCTGCTGGGCAGGGTTCGAAAGCCGGAGGCATAGGTTATCAGGAAGAATGCGCGCCAACGCTAAAGGCTTCGGAAAGCGGTACAAACATGGTACCATCGGTGCTGTGCCTGAATGACCAGGGCGGCAACCGTATGGATATCACTGAAAATATTACAGCTACGCTGCGGGCGCAGATGGACGGACATCCCCCTCTTGTATTGGGGAACCAACCGGAACTGTTCGAGAACCATGGCATTGACTCGCGCTATACTGGCCCCCATGAGATAGCCCCAACGATGTCCGCCCGATATGGCACGGGGGGTAACAACGTGCCGCTGATTTCCCAGCCGGCTGTTCTTCCAGATGAAGAATGTGCCGATCTGTCACCTGACGAAACCTACTGTATCGCCGGTAATATTATCGACCGGCAGGATCATAACGGCGGGAACGGCATCGGCGTACAGCCTGACATCAGCTATACCGTAACGGCCACTGATCGGCATTGTGTCTTTTCCCAGCAGCGAAGTGACGAATACGCACAAAACGAGGTGGTCAGCACCCAAAGCGCAAGACAGTACAAGGATGCAACCGACCTGGTGTGCGAATCTGACGTCGCCGGGCTAGACTGCCGGAACGGTGTGGAAAACGGCGATCTGTGCGGGACGCTCCAGTCTAAAACGGATGGTGGGTACTCCCTCAACAACGTGCATCCTGTTCGCGTCGGTAAGCTGATCCGGAGGCTGACGCCGCTGGAATGCGAACGGTTTATTTAG
- a CDS encoding DUF7768 domain-containing protein codes for MKLVYICSPYAGDIENNLRFARAACRYAVDQGCAPIAVHMLYPQILDDSVPAEREAGIQMGLRVLASCDEVWICGKRISHGMGCEIAEAERLGIPIQNISTEQIKGGIAMKQYGIWARRSAGSICGAAEAWLKNDGKPITFDTYEEAATEAERLMRDIRTPNVSYFPKEREIELEEAPTPGMKLQL; via the coding sequence ATGAAACTGGTCTATATCTGTTCTCCTTATGCAGGAGATATCGAAAACAATCTTCGGTTTGCCAGAGCCGCCTGCCGCTACGCTGTAGATCAAGGGTGTGCGCCCATAGCTGTCCATATGCTGTACCCACAAATCTTGGATGACTCAGTCCCCGCTGAAAGAGAGGCCGGCATTCAGATGGGCTTGCGGGTATTGGCCTCTTGCGATGAGGTGTGGATTTGCGGTAAGCGGATCAGCCACGGAATGGGCTGTGAGATCGCGGAGGCCGAGCGGCTCGGCATACCAATACAGAACATATCGACAGAACAAATAAAGGGAGGAATCGCTATGAAACAGTACGGCATCTGGGCAAGACGGAGCGCCGGCTCAATATGCGGGGCGGCGGAAGCCTGGCTGAAGAATGACGGCAAGCCGATAACCTTTGATACCTATGAAGAAGCGGCAACGGAAGCCGAACGGTTGATGCGGGACATCCGTACACCCAATGTGTCCTACTTCCCGAAAGAAAGGGAGATCGAGCTGGAGGAAGCGCCCACCCCCGGCATGAAGCTGCAGCTGTGA